A region of Sugiyamaella lignohabitans strain CBS 10342 chromosome A, complete sequence DNA encodes the following proteins:
- the lys7 gene encoding alpha-aminoadipate reductase phosphopantetheinyl transferase Lys7: MRVTKLKFIDDAKMSLASHLLQRHLVWKFVQEKDKGTKLSFLKDIRFHSGKFGRPYFRSSPESDYVIDFNISTVSGRVIIAHIVRSKNCSERLEKSIQAQTDCPVLGIDLTDPPSLQSAEWMDEFAPMVSTPDELLAIKAASSINIGISDIDRTLLSGISLAIRWAIKESYIKGIGAGLVGAVDISQVEVDKESNDSIDKLVIDEYLKQARSAASHKNGGDNFSVSKSNNITAKYFSAQKVIVASSEQADWRVKIFTFDGIIAAIMLHQDICVSEEPELNLNRLALQTILDDIATSC; the protein is encoded by the coding sequence ATGCGAGTTACCAAGCTAAAGTTCATTGATGACGCAAAAATGTCATTAGCATCGCATCTGCTCCAGCGTCATTTGGTGTGGAAGTTTgttcaagaaaaagataaagGGACCAAATTGTCTTTTCTCAAAGATATTCGATTTCATTCTGGTAAATTTGGGAGGCCTTATTTCAGGAGTTCTCCAGAATCAGATTATGTAATTGActtcaatatcagcacTGTTTCGGGTCGTGTGATTATAGCACATATTGTCAGATCCAAAAATTGTTCTGAAAGGCTAGAAAAATCAATTCAAGCGCAAACAGACTGTCCTGTTCTTGGAATTGATCTGACAGATCCGCCATCACTACAATCAGCTGAATGGATGGATGAATTCGCACCAATGGTTTCAACTCCAGACGAATTACTGGCCATCAAGGCTGCGTCGTCAATTAATATTGGTATTTCAGACATCGATAGAACCCTTTTATCGGGTATATCTTTAGCTATTCGGTGGGCGATCAAAGAATCTTATATTAAAGGAATTGGTGCAGGGCTGGTGGGTGCTGTTGACATATCCCAAGTGGAAGTGGATAAGGAATCCAATGACTCCATTGATAAACTCGTTATAGACGAGTATCTAAAACAGGCCAGGTCAGCTGCGTCGCATAAAAACGGGGGCGATAATTTTAGCGTAAGCAAGTCCAATAATATCACTGCAAAATACTTTTCTGCTCAGAAGGTCATTGTTGCATCATCTGAGCAGGCTGATTGGAGAGTGAAGATATTTACTTTTGATGGAATAATTGCTGCCATTATGCTACACCAAGATATATGTGTATCGGAGGAGCCAGAATTGAATCTCAACAGACTTGCACTACAAACGATATTAGACGACATTGCCACTTCTTGCTAG
- the PRX1 gene encoding Prx1p (Mitochondrial peroxiredoxin with thioredoxin peroxidase activity; has a role in reduction of hydroperoxides; reactivation requires Trr2p and glutathione; induced during respiratory growth and oxidative stress; phosphorylated; protein abundance increases in response to DNA replication stress; GO_component: GO:0005739 - mitochondrion [Evidence IEA,IEA]; GO_component: GO:0005739 - mitochondrion [Evidence IDA,ISS] [PMID 10681558]; GO_component: GO:0005739 - mitochondrion [Evidence IDA] [PMID 10821871]; GO_component: GO:0005739 - mitochondrion [Evidence IDA] [PMID 14576278]; GO_component: GO:0005739 - mitochondrion [Evidence IDA] [PMID 16823961]; GO_function: GO:0016209 - antioxidant activity [Evidence IEA,IEA]; GO_function: GO:0016491 - oxidoreductase activity [Evidence IEA,IEA]; GO_function: GO:0004601 - peroxidase activity [Evidence IEA]; GO_function: GO:0051920 - peroxiredoxin activity [Evidence IEA,IEA]; GO_function: GO:0008379 - thioredoxin peroxidase activity [Evidence IDA,IMP,ISS] [PMID 10681558]; GO_function: GO:0008379 - thioredoxin peroxidase activity [Evidence IDA] [PMID 10821871]; GO_process: GO:0045454 - cell redox homeostasis [Evidence IDA,IMP] [PMID 10681558]; GO_process: GO:0034599 - cellular response to oxidative stress [Evidence IGI] [PMID 15051715]; GO_process: GO:0055114 - oxidation-reduction process [Evidence IEA,IEA]; GO_process: GO:0046686 - response to cadmium ion [Evidence IMP] [PMID 19332553]) — MSTGNHAMARAHAYKQEDICLTLANSFFNSIDPEMSVLTLARKTLLTSARRSRSGARIVVPAVRHFAFNAADQPRIRIGSTAPNFKALTTDGEIDFHEFVGDSWTILFSHPADFTPVCTTELGAFAALQEEFTKRNAKLIGLSADGLESHGEWVKDIEETSTSGKKFDFPIIADKDRNVAFLYDMVDEEGFKNINSGMAMTIRNVFIIDPKKKVRLFLVYPASTGRNTAEVLRVLDALQLADGQGIATPVDWVPGKDVIVPVSVSTSDAAKKFGEVREVKPYLRFVKHNVKSSVLSLFGGPSYSSSSNYTTFALIAAGVGAALVGSEGLSKDSRVADLENVVGK; from the exons GACCCCGAAATGTCTGTTTTGACTTTGGCTCGTAAGACTCTTTTAACTTCTGCTAGACGCAGTCGTTCTGGTGCTCGAATTGTTGTTCCAGCTGTGAGACACTTTGCATtcaatgctgctgaccAG CCCAGAATTAGAATTGGATCCACTGCTCCTAATTTCAAAGCTTTGACTACTGACGGTGAAATTGACTTTCATGAATTCGTTGGAGATTCTTGGACGATTCTCTTTTCCCACCCTGCCGATTTCACTCCTGTCTGTACCACTGAATTAGGAGCTTTCGCTGCTTTGCAAGAGGAATTTACTAAGCGTAATGCCAAGCTTATTGGATTGAGTGCTGATGGTTTGGAGAGTCATGGCGAGTGGGTCAAGGATATTGAGGAGACTTCCACCTCTGGCAAGAAATTCGACTTCCCCATCATTGCCGATAAGGATCGCAATGTTGCTTTCTTGTATGATATGGTTGATGAGGAAGGTTTCAAGAACATTAACAGTGGTATGGCTATGACCATTCGTaatgtcttcatcatcgatcctaagaagaaggttcgtctttttttggtttaCCCAGCCTCTACTGGCCGTAATACCGCTGAGGTCCTTCGTGTTTTAGATGCTTTGCAATTGGCTGACGGTCAAGGCATTGCTACCCCTGTTGACTGGGTCCCTGGCAAGGATGTTATCGTCCCCGTCAGTGTTAGCACTAGCgatgctgccaagaaattTGGTGAAGTTCGTGAAGTCAAGCCTTATTTGAGATTTGTTAAGCACAACGTCAAATCGAGTGTTTTGTCCTTGTTCGGTGGTCCTTCGtactcttcttcctcaaacTATACCACTTTTGCTTTGATTGCCGCAGGTGTCGGTGCTGCTCTTGTTGGATCCGAAGGTTTGAGTAAGGATTCTCGTGTTGCTGATCTTGAGAATGTCGTTGGCAAGTAA